In the genome of Streptomyces sp. NBC_00190, one region contains:
- a CDS encoding enhanced serine sensitivity protein SseB: protein MQGSGWPENELEQVLGAALGQPDAGGRILEVLGRSQVWVPLPGGGGQDSASLDLPTMDIGGAAYVPVYSSEAQFLACVGPGTDFAVAPAVEFARGLPPQLGIALNPEGAVGVPLPPPAVAELCRTGRTPLDGPSTGGRVRLYEPDWQEDPVDFLAAAAEEFRATGVVAAAHRCLASVEGGEPQLFIGVRLVGWEADMRNAPMEALGRALTRVPAPWPVQLILLDAAQDPVTEWIRERVRPFYLP, encoded by the coding sequence ATGCAGGGCAGCGGCTGGCCGGAGAATGAGCTGGAGCAGGTGCTCGGGGCGGCGCTCGGGCAGCCGGACGCGGGCGGGCGGATCCTGGAAGTGCTCGGGCGCAGCCAGGTGTGGGTGCCGCTGCCCGGCGGCGGCGGGCAGGACTCGGCCTCCCTGGACCTGCCCACGATGGACATCGGCGGGGCGGCGTACGTCCCGGTCTACAGCTCCGAGGCCCAGTTCCTCGCCTGCGTCGGCCCCGGCACGGACTTCGCGGTGGCCCCCGCCGTCGAGTTCGCCCGCGGCCTGCCCCCGCAGCTGGGCATCGCGCTCAACCCCGAGGGCGCCGTCGGCGTCCCCCTGCCCCCGCCCGCCGTCGCGGAGCTGTGCCGCACGGGCCGGACCCCGCTCGACGGCCCGTCCACCGGCGGCCGGGTGCGGCTCTACGAGCCCGACTGGCAGGAGGACCCGGTGGACTTCCTGGCCGCCGCCGCCGAGGAGTTCCGCGCCACCGGCGTGGTCGCCGCCGCACACCGCTGCCTCGCCAGCGTCGAGGGCGGGGAGCCGCAGCTGTTCATCGGTGTCCGACTGGTGGGATGGGAGGCCGATATGCGAAACGCCCCGATGGAGGCCCTCGGCCGGGCCCTGACCCGCGTACCGGCGCCCTGGCCCGTGCAGTTGATCCTCCTCGACGCCGCCCAGGACCCGGTCACAGAGTGGATTCGTGAGCGCGTACGCCCCTTCTACCTCCCATAG
- the gcvH gene encoding glycine cleavage system protein GcvH: protein MSTPQQLRYTKEHEWLSDAVDGVSTVGITEFAANALGDVVYAQLPEVGETVTEGETCGELESTKSVSDLYSPVSGEIVEFNQDVVDDPALVNSAPFEGGWLFKVRISEEPKDVLSAEEYTQLTAGN, encoded by the coding sequence ATGAGCACCCCCCAGCAGCTGCGTTACACCAAGGAGCACGAGTGGCTGTCGGACGCCGTTGACGGCGTTTCGACGGTCGGCATCACGGAGTTCGCGGCCAACGCGCTCGGTGACGTCGTCTACGCCCAGCTCCCCGAGGTCGGCGAGACCGTCACCGAGGGCGAGACCTGTGGCGAGCTGGAGTCGACGAAGTCGGTCAGCGACCTGTACTCCCCCGTCTCCGGCGAGATCGTCGAGTTCAACCAGGACGTCGTCGACGACCCGGCCCTGGTGAACTCCGCTCCCTTCGAGGGCGGCTGGCTGTTCAAGGTGCGCATCTCGGAGGAGCCCAAGGACGTGCTCTCCGCCGAGGAGTACACCCAGCTCACCGCCGGTAACTGA
- a CDS encoding ABC transporter ATP-binding protein, with the protein MPEQAGPPKDGAFLSVRDLKVHFPTDDGLVKSVDGLSFDLERGKTLGIVGESGSGKSVTSLAIMGLHRTGNARSRPHISGEVVLDGEDLVRADADHVRKLRGRKMAMVFQDPLSAMHPYYSVGKQIIEAYRTHQDVDKKTARKRAVEMLDRVGIPEPHRRVDAYPHEFSGGMRQRAMIAMALVNNPELLIADEPTTALDVTVQAQILDLIRDLQKEFGSAVIMITHDLGVVAEMADDILVMYGGRCVERGTAEKVFYEPRHPYTWGLLGSMPRIDRDQTERLIPVKGSPPSLINIPSGCAFNPRCPYADIPKGGITRTQRPELTQDDSRHWSACHMSQEERTRIWTEEIAPKL; encoded by the coding sequence ATCCCCGAGCAGGCCGGGCCGCCCAAGGACGGCGCCTTCCTCTCCGTGCGCGACCTGAAGGTGCACTTCCCGACCGACGACGGTCTCGTCAAGTCCGTCGACGGGCTCTCCTTCGACCTGGAGCGCGGCAAGACCCTCGGCATCGTCGGCGAGTCCGGCTCCGGCAAGTCGGTGACCTCGCTGGCGATCATGGGCCTGCACCGCACCGGCAACGCGCGCAGCCGCCCCCACATCTCGGGCGAGGTCGTGCTCGACGGCGAGGACCTGGTACGGGCCGACGCGGACCACGTGCGCAAGCTCCGCGGGCGCAAGATGGCCATGGTCTTCCAGGACCCGCTGTCCGCGATGCACCCGTACTACTCGGTCGGCAAGCAGATCATCGAGGCGTACCGGACCCACCAGGACGTCGACAAGAAGACGGCGCGCAAGCGGGCCGTCGAGATGCTCGACCGTGTGGGCATCCCGGAGCCGCACCGGCGCGTGGACGCGTACCCCCACGAGTTCTCCGGCGGCATGCGCCAGCGCGCGATGATCGCGATGGCCCTGGTCAACAACCCCGAGCTGCTCATCGCGGACGAGCCGACCACCGCCCTGGACGTCACCGTCCAGGCGCAGATCCTGGACCTGATCCGCGATCTGCAGAAGGAGTTCGGCTCCGCGGTCATCATGATCACGCACGACCTCGGCGTGGTCGCCGAGATGGCCGACGACATCCTCGTCATGTACGGCGGCCGGTGCGTCGAGCGGGGCACCGCCGAGAAGGTCTTCTACGAGCCGCGCCACCCGTACACCTGGGGCCTGCTCGGCTCGATGCCGCGCATCGACCGCGACCAGACCGAGCGCCTGATCCCGGTCAAGGGCTCGCCGCCCAGCCTCATCAACATCCCCAGCGGCTGTGCCTTCAACCCGCGCTGCCCGTACGCCGACATCCCCAAGGGCGGCATCACCCGCACCCAGCGGCCCGAGCTGACCCAGGACGACAGCCGGCACTGGTCCGCCTGCCACATGTCGCAGGAGGAGCGGACCCGGATCTGGACCGAAGAGATTGCGCCGAAGCTGTGA
- a CDS encoding ABC transporter ATP-binding protein — MKKTGAAEASEQASEKAPAETLLKVTGLVKHFPINKGLLRRQVGAVKAVDGIDFEVRRGETLGVVGESGCGKSTMGRLITRLLEPTGGTVEFEGKDITHLGVAGMRPLRRDVQMIFQDPYGSLNPRHTVGTIVGAPFKLQGVNPEGGLKAEVQRLLSLVGLNPEHYNRYPHEFSGGQRQRIGIARALALKPKLVVADEPVSALDVSIQAQVVNLLDDLQEELGLTYVIIAHDLSVIRHVSDRIAVMYLGKIVELTDRKSLYENPMHPYTKALLSAVPVPDPRRRGAATGRILLKGDVPSPISPPTGCRFHTRCWKATQICTTQEPPMLALKTGHQVACHHPENAPDQAPGDQPLPGAADAVATVSE, encoded by the coding sequence ATGAAGAAGACCGGCGCGGCGGAGGCCTCTGAGCAGGCCTCCGAGAAGGCGCCCGCGGAAACGCTGCTGAAGGTGACCGGCCTGGTCAAGCACTTCCCCATCAACAAGGGGCTGCTGCGCCGGCAGGTCGGGGCCGTCAAGGCCGTCGACGGGATCGACTTCGAGGTCCGTCGCGGCGAGACGCTGGGCGTGGTCGGCGAGTCCGGCTGCGGCAAGTCGACCATGGGCCGGCTGATCACGCGGCTGCTCGAACCGACCGGCGGAACGGTCGAGTTCGAGGGCAAGGACATCACGCACCTCGGGGTGGCGGGCATGCGGCCGCTGCGCCGCGATGTGCAGATGATCTTCCAGGACCCGTACGGCTCGCTGAATCCGCGGCACACGGTCGGCACGATCGTCGGCGCCCCGTTCAAGCTGCAGGGGGTCAACCCGGAGGGCGGTCTCAAGGCCGAGGTGCAGCGGCTGCTGTCGCTGGTCGGCCTGAATCCGGAGCACTACAACCGCTACCCGCACGAGTTCTCCGGCGGCCAGCGCCAGCGCATCGGCATCGCCCGGGCCCTGGCCCTGAAGCCGAAGCTGGTCGTCGCCGACGAGCCGGTCTCGGCGCTGGACGTGTCGATCCAGGCCCAGGTGGTGAACCTGCTGGACGACCTCCAGGAGGAGCTCGGCCTGACGTACGTGATCATCGCGCACGACCTGTCGGTCATCCGGCACGTCTCCGACCGCATCGCGGTGATGTACCTCGGCAAGATCGTGGAGCTGACGGACCGCAAGTCGCTCTACGAGAACCCGATGCACCCGTACACCAAGGCCCTGCTGTCGGCCGTGCCGGTGCCCGACCCGAGGCGGCGGGGCGCGGCGACCGGCCGCATTCTGCTCAAGGGCGACGTGCCGTCGCCGATCTCCCCGCCGACCGGCTGCCGCTTCCACACGCGGTGCTGGAAGGCGACGCAGATCTGCACGACGCAGGAACCGCCGATGCTGGCGCTGAAGACCGGCCACCAGGTGGCCTGCCACCACCCGGAGAACGCCCCCGACCAGGCTCCGGGCGACCAGCCCCTGCCGGGCGCGGCGGACGCGGTGGCCACGGTCTCGGAGTAA
- the gcvT gene encoding glycine cleavage system aminomethyltransferase GcvT: MSTAPRLTALDALHRSLGATMTDFAGWDMPLRYASERDEHNAVRTKAGLFDLSHMGEITLTGPEAVKALDYALVGNISTVGVGRARYTHICQEDGGIVDDLIVYRLGETEYMVVANASNAQVVLDALTERAAGFDTEVRDDRDAYALIAVQGPESPGILASLTDADLDGLKYYAGLPGTVAGVPALIARTGYTGEDGFELFVSPEHAVELWQALTKAGEGVGLVPAGLSCRDTLRLEAGMPLYGHELTTSLTPFDAGLGRVVKFEKEGDFVGRAALEAAAERAATNPPRKLVGLIAEGRRVPRAGFPVVADGQVIGEVTSGAPSPTLGKPIAMAYVDAAHAAPGTSGVGVDIRGTHEPYEVVALPFYKRQK, from the coding sequence ATGAGCACTGCCCCCCGTCTGACCGCCCTCGATGCGCTGCACCGTTCCCTCGGTGCGACCATGACCGACTTCGCGGGCTGGGACATGCCGCTGCGGTACGCGAGCGAGCGCGACGAGCACAACGCCGTACGCACCAAGGCCGGTCTCTTCGACCTGTCCCACATGGGCGAGATCACCCTGACCGGCCCGGAGGCCGTCAAGGCCCTGGACTACGCGCTGGTCGGCAACATCTCCACCGTCGGCGTCGGCCGCGCCCGCTACACGCACATCTGCCAGGAAGACGGCGGCATCGTCGACGACCTGATCGTCTACCGCCTCGGCGAGACCGAGTACATGGTCGTCGCCAACGCCTCCAACGCCCAGGTCGTCCTCGACGCCCTGACCGAGCGCGCCGCCGGCTTCGACACCGAGGTCCGCGACGACCGCGACGCGTACGCGCTGATCGCGGTGCAGGGCCCGGAGTCCCCCGGCATCCTCGCCTCCCTCACCGACGCCGACCTGGACGGGCTGAAGTACTACGCCGGCCTGCCGGGCACCGTGGCCGGGGTGCCGGCGCTGATCGCGCGTACGGGCTACACCGGCGAGGACGGCTTCGAGCTGTTCGTCTCCCCCGAGCACGCCGTGGAGCTGTGGCAGGCGCTGACCAAGGCGGGCGAGGGCGTCGGCCTGGTCCCGGCCGGGCTGTCCTGCCGCGACACGCTGCGCCTGGAGGCGGGCATGCCGCTGTACGGGCACGAGCTGACCACCTCCCTCACCCCCTTCGACGCGGGGCTGGGCCGGGTCGTGAAGTTCGAGAAGGAGGGGGACTTCGTCGGCCGCGCCGCGCTGGAGGCCGCCGCCGAGCGCGCCGCCACGAACCCGCCGCGCAAGCTGGTCGGCCTGATCGCCGAGGGCCGCCGCGTGCCGCGCGCCGGCTTCCCGGTCGTGGCCGACGGACAGGTCATCGGCGAGGTCACCTCCGGTGCCCCGTCCCCGACGCTCGGCAAGCCGATCGCGATGGCGTACGTGGACGCGGCGCACGCCGCGCCCGGCACCTCCGGTGTCGGCGTCGACATTCGCGGTACGCATGAGCCGTACGAGGTCGTGGCCCTGCCCTTCTACAAGCGGCAGAAGTAA
- a CDS encoding ABC transporter permease, with product MTAPLHDTSAETPAPVSVADVPAKAIEGRSPGRIAWMRLKRDKIALTGGVVVILLILVAVFAPQIVSLLGHPPNEFHEDLIDPDLGTPLGSFGGMSSDFLMGVEPTNGRDVFSRIVFGARISLVVAFLAAFVSVVIGSLLGALAGFLGGWVDGLISRTMDLLLAFPQLLFTIALVSVVPNSLWGFEGSGVRMGVLIVVIGFFGWPYIGRIVRGQTISLREREYVEAARSLGAGRGYILIKELLPNLVAPILVYATLIIPTNILTEAALSFLGAGVKPPTASWGKMLSDAVPIYQDDPMYMVVPGMTIFITVLAFNLFGDGLRDALDPKGN from the coding sequence ATGACGGCACCACTGCATGACACGAGCGCGGAAACACCCGCACCTGTGTCCGTAGCCGACGTCCCAGCCAAGGCCATCGAAGGCCGCTCGCCCGGCCGCATCGCCTGGATGCGGCTCAAGCGCGACAAGATCGCGCTGACCGGCGGCGTGGTCGTGATCCTCCTGATCCTGGTGGCGGTCTTCGCGCCGCAGATCGTGAGCCTGCTGGGCCACCCGCCCAACGAGTTCCACGAGGACCTGATCGACCCGGACCTGGGCACGCCGCTCGGTTCCTTCGGCGGCATGAGCTCCGACTTCCTGATGGGCGTCGAACCCACCAACGGGCGCGACGTGTTCAGCCGGATCGTCTTCGGCGCCCGGATCTCGCTGGTCGTCGCCTTCCTGGCGGCCTTCGTTTCGGTCGTCATCGGCAGCCTGCTCGGCGCGCTCGCCGGGTTCCTCGGCGGCTGGGTCGACGGCCTCATCAGCCGCACGATGGACCTGCTGCTGGCCTTCCCGCAGCTGCTGTTCACCATCGCCCTGGTCTCCGTGGTCCCCAACTCCCTCTGGGGGTTTGAGGGTTCGGGTGTCCGCATGGGCGTACTGATCGTCGTCATCGGCTTCTTCGGATGGCCGTACATCGGCCGCATCGTCCGGGGCCAGACGATCTCCCTGCGGGAACGCGAGTACGTCGAGGCCGCGCGCAGTCTCGGGGCGGGCCGCGGCTACATCCTGATCAAGGAGCTGCTGCCCAACCTGGTCGCACCGATCCTCGTCTACGCGACGCTGATCATCCCGACCAACATCCTGACGGAAGCGGCCCTCAGCTTCCTCGGCGCCGGGGTCAAGCCGCCCACGGCCTCCTGGGGAAAGATGCTGTCCGACGCCGTCCCCATCTACCAGGACGACCCCATGTACATGGTGGTCCCCGGTATGACGATCTTCATCACCGTCCTGGCGTTCAACCTCTTCGGGGACGGGCTGCGTGACGCACTCGACCCCAAGGGCAACTGA
- a CDS encoding trimeric intracellular cation channel family protein, translating into MSHDLFPPGIQHALDLAGIFVFATAGALLAVRKNFDVFGIAVLALVTALGGGLFRDLVIGAVPPAAFGELSFFVTPLIAAALVFFLHPEVQRINRAINVCDAAGLALFCVTGTTKAYEYGLGLTASAALGLATAVGGGVLRDVLANEVPSLLRDREMYAVPATVGAAMVAVFIALESLNAFTTGLAIVTTFVLRLLAMRYHWRAPLAWNRRSSVAEEP; encoded by the coding sequence GTGTCCCACGATCTCTTCCCGCCCGGGATCCAGCATGCCCTGGACCTCGCCGGCATCTTCGTCTTCGCCACCGCGGGCGCCCTGCTCGCCGTCCGCAAGAACTTCGACGTCTTCGGCATCGCCGTTCTCGCGCTGGTCACCGCCCTCGGCGGCGGCCTCTTCCGTGACCTCGTCATCGGCGCCGTCCCGCCGGCCGCCTTCGGCGAGCTCAGCTTCTTCGTCACGCCGCTGATCGCCGCCGCGCTCGTCTTCTTCCTCCACCCCGAGGTCCAGCGGATCAACCGGGCCATCAACGTCTGCGACGCCGCCGGCCTCGCGCTGTTCTGCGTGACGGGCACCACCAAGGCGTACGAGTACGGCCTCGGCCTCACCGCGTCCGCCGCGCTCGGCCTGGCCACGGCCGTCGGCGGCGGCGTACTGCGCGACGTACTCGCCAACGAGGTGCCCTCGCTGCTGCGCGACCGCGAGATGTACGCCGTGCCCGCCACGGTCGGCGCCGCTATGGTCGCCGTCTTCATCGCCCTGGAGTCCCTCAACGCCTTCACCACCGGCCTGGCGATCGTCACCACATTCGTTCTGCGCCTCCTCGCCATGCGCTACCACTGGCGGGCGCCGCTGGCCTGGAACCGTCGGTCGTCGGTGGCCGAAGAGCCGTAA
- a CDS encoding enhanced serine sensitivity protein SseB C-terminal domain-containing protein yields MSASGTAAAGQVEHMLRQVTPGRYESYESLLHALAEGRLWMLLWQGQPGSPDAQYGGMEVESLGYAPCVTSPQELAASGWNRGYEVVTGRDIARALYPDRWGLWLNPHAQGGGLGIPWADLRRIATGLDRMPAGPLRLSEPAIELPQFYGLLTQHAHRTPAVRSLRRAWVQPALGSPYLAIGLDLYDASAPALESVREMMRQSVGVVPEGVPVCTVALADEHDPVAMWLRAQTRPFYDREGQAPPY; encoded by the coding sequence GTGAGTGCGTCAGGCACGGCCGCGGCCGGGCAGGTCGAGCACATGCTCCGCCAGGTGACTCCCGGGCGGTATGAGAGTTACGAGTCGCTTCTGCACGCCCTCGCCGAGGGCCGGCTGTGGATGCTCCTCTGGCAGGGACAGCCGGGCTCCCCGGACGCCCAGTACGGCGGCATGGAGGTCGAGAGCCTCGGGTACGCGCCCTGCGTGACCTCCCCGCAGGAACTGGCCGCCAGCGGCTGGAACCGGGGCTACGAGGTGGTCACCGGGCGGGACATCGCCCGCGCGCTCTATCCGGACCGCTGGGGCCTGTGGCTCAACCCGCACGCCCAGGGCGGCGGCCTCGGCATCCCCTGGGCCGACCTGCGCCGGATCGCGACCGGTCTGGACCGGATGCCGGCCGGGCCGTTGCGGCTGTCCGAGCCCGCCATCGAGCTCCCGCAGTTCTACGGGCTGCTGACCCAGCACGCGCACCGCACCCCGGCCGTCCGGTCGCTGCGCCGCGCGTGGGTGCAGCCCGCGCTCGGGTCCCCGTACCTCGCGATCGGGCTCGACCTGTACGACGCCTCCGCGCCCGCGCTGGAATCCGTACGGGAGATGATGCGCCAGTCGGTCGGCGTGGTCCCCGAGGGCGTCCCGGTGTGCACGGTCGCGCTGGCGGACGAGCACGACCCCGTCGCGATGTGGCTGCGCGCGCAGACCCGTCCCTTCTACGACCGCGAGGGCCAGGCGCCGCCCTACTGA
- a CDS encoding AAA family ATPase — MTVRRFVGVAAGATVDAVPAQRGARVRSGPAGPVRDLRGPGVRGPQRLAFAAGDIVVVSGLPGGGKSTLIKRVAAGGGAIDSQDTRERWERRMPRTLPYAVYRPLVRGAHYWGLWRALRSGASVIVHDCGTQSWVRGLLAAAARRRGRALHLLLLDSSPAEALAGQTARGRRVSAYAFARHRGAVTRLLRAAEAGHPPAGCASATLLDRASASAVTRIVFHP; from the coding sequence ATCACTGTGCGGAGATTCGTAGGTGTGGCGGCCGGGGCGACCGTCGACGCGGTGCCCGCGCAGCGGGGTGCGCGCGTGCGGAGCGGGCCGGCCGGTCCCGTCCGTGACCTCCGCGGCCCGGGGGTGCGCGGCCCGCAGCGCCTCGCCTTCGCCGCGGGCGACATCGTCGTGGTGTCCGGCCTGCCCGGCGGCGGCAAGAGCACGCTGATCAAGCGCGTGGCGGCCGGGGGCGGGGCCATCGACTCCCAGGACACCCGTGAGCGCTGGGAGCGGCGGATGCCGCGGACCCTGCCGTACGCGGTCTACCGGCCGCTGGTGCGCGGTGCCCACTACTGGGGCCTGTGGAGGGCCCTGCGCTCCGGCGCCTCGGTGATCGTCCACGACTGCGGAACGCAGAGCTGGGTACGGGGCCTGCTCGCGGCGGCCGCCCGCCGCCGGGGACGGGCGCTGCACCTGCTCCTGCTGGACAGCAGCCCCGCGGAGGCCCTGGCCGGGCAGACGGCGCGGGGGCGCCGCGTGTCGGCGTACGCCTTCGCCCGCCACCGGGGCGCGGTGACCCGCCTGCTGCGCGCCGCGGAGGCCGGCCACCCGCCCGCGGGCTGCGCCTCGGCGACCCTTCTGGACCGCGCGTCCGCCTCCGCGGTGACGAGGATCGTGTTCCACCCGTAA
- a CDS encoding ABC transporter substrate-binding protein yields MIRRKQAFAITAVIAALSLTAACGGDDGKKSEGKGNGAAAFNAATTGVVNPSDAKGGELKLWSPQDVDYLDPARAYYGFVWNMQRLYVRQLLAYDSKPGKDGTKLVPDLAEALPVLSNDGKTYTLKLKDGVKFEDGTPITSKDIKYGVERNFAQDVLSGGPTYLIDLLDQGQKYPGPYKDTDPNKMGLKSVETPDDKTIVFNLASANSDFSYLLAMPSSSPVPAAKDTGATYTNKPVSTGPYKVESFTAGKGATFVRNENWDPKTDTIRKGLPDKVSFTVTTNPDDMDQRLLSGDIDLAVDGTGVQQAAKNKIIKDEKLKANADNPFTGYIRYFVFPQTVAPFENIECRKAVIYAADPKSLQTARGGPTSGDLGANMLPPGIPGSDKSYDPFGLTKGEPQEAKAKEALKACGKPDGFETTIAVRNNRAPEVKTAESLQAALAKVGIKATIDQYDGKLSSSTIGSPENVKKKNYGIIVMGWGADYNSGAGFLQPLVDGSFIQPNGNNNYSMLDDAEVNGLFDKAASAATPEAAAPFYTDINKKIMEKALYLPINFDKAFVYHNPRLTNVYFNDSMGKIDLATVGIAAK; encoded by the coding sequence GTGATCCGCAGAAAGCAGGCATTCGCGATCACCGCCGTGATCGCCGCCCTGTCGCTGACCGCCGCGTGCGGTGGCGACGACGGCAAGAAGAGCGAGGGGAAGGGCAACGGTGCCGCCGCGTTCAACGCCGCCACCACCGGAGTCGTCAACCCGTCGGACGCCAAGGGCGGAGAGCTCAAGCTCTGGTCGCCGCAGGACGTCGACTACCTCGACCCGGCGCGTGCCTACTACGGCTTCGTCTGGAACATGCAGCGCCTGTACGTACGCCAGCTGCTCGCATACGACAGCAAGCCGGGCAAGGACGGCACCAAGCTGGTCCCGGACCTCGCCGAGGCCCTGCCGGTCCTGAGCAACGACGGCAAGACCTACACGCTCAAGCTCAAGGACGGCGTGAAGTTCGAGGACGGTACGCCGATCACCTCGAAGGACATCAAGTACGGCGTCGAGCGCAACTTCGCGCAGGACGTGCTGTCCGGCGGCCCGACCTACCTGATCGACCTGCTCGACCAGGGCCAGAAGTACCCGGGCCCGTACAAGGACACCGACCCCAACAAGATGGGTCTGAAGTCCGTCGAGACGCCGGACGACAAGACGATCGTCTTCAACCTGGCGAGCGCCAACTCCGACTTCAGCTACCTGCTGGCCATGCCGTCCTCCTCGCCGGTCCCGGCGGCCAAGGACACGGGCGCCACCTACACCAACAAGCCGGTCTCCACCGGCCCGTACAAGGTGGAGAGCTTCACCGCCGGCAAGGGTGCCACCTTCGTCCGCAACGAGAACTGGGACCCGAAGACCGACACGATCCGCAAGGGTCTGCCGGACAAGGTCTCCTTCACGGTGACGACCAACCCGGACGACATGGACCAGCGCCTGCTGTCGGGTGACATCGACCTCGCGGTCGACGGTACCGGCGTCCAGCAGGCCGCGAAGAACAAGATCATCAAGGACGAGAAGCTCAAGGCGAACGCGGACAACCCGTTCACGGGCTACATCCGCTACTTCGTCTTCCCGCAGACCGTCGCGCCGTTCGAGAACATCGAGTGCCGCAAGGCCGTCATCTACGCGGCCGACCCGAAGTCCCTGCAGACCGCCCGCGGCGGCCCGACCAGCGGTGACCTCGGCGCCAACATGCTGCCGCCCGGTATCCCCGGCTCGGACAAGTCCTACGACCCCTTCGGTCTGACGAAGGGCGAGCCGCAGGAGGCCAAGGCCAAGGAGGCCCTGAAGGCCTGTGGCAAGCCGGACGGCTTCGAGACCACGATCGCCGTGCGCAACAACCGCGCTCCCGAGGTGAAGACCGCCGAGTCCCTCCAGGCGGCGCTCGCCAAGGTCGGCATCAAGGCGACGATCGACCAGTACGACGGCAAGCTCTCCTCCTCCACGATCGGTTCGCCCGAGAACGTGAAGAAGAAGAACTACGGCATCATCGTCATGGGCTGGGGCGCCGACTACAACTCCGGCGCGGGCTTCCTGCAGCCGCTGGTCGACGGATCGTTCATCCAGCCGAACGGCAACAACAACTACTCGATGCTCGACGACGCCGAGGTCAACGGCCTCTTCGACAAGGCCGCCTCCGCCGCCACGCCGGAAGCCGCCGCGCCGTTCTACACGGACATCAACAAGAAGATCATGGAGAAGGCGCTCTACCTGCCGATCAACTTCGACAAGGCCTTCGTCTACCACAACCCGCGTCTGACCAACGTCTACTTCAACGACTCCATGGGCAAGATCGACCTTGCCACCGTGGGTATCGCCGCCAAGTAG
- a CDS encoding ABC transporter permease has protein sequence MLVYLIRRLFNVAATLLVVSVVTFGIFFAVPKLTGSDPALMYAGRETNETALAGIRVKMGFDKPISEQYLLFLKGIFTGRDYDGGSDVTHCAAPCFGYSFKTDAPVWETMLDRMPVTLSLALGAALIWVIAGVATGVISALKRRTAIDRTVMVGALAGVSLPIFFTGMVAPAIFVYSLGWLDVSNYKPLTEDPGAWLNSLILPWVTLAFLFAATYARITRATMLEVLGEDYIRTARAKGLKEGVVIRKHALRSTLTPIVTMFGLDLGGLLGGAVLTETTFNFQGLGTAAVAAIGAGDLPVIMGVTLIAALFVVMANLIVDLLYAVIDPRVRLT, from the coding sequence GTGCTCGTCTACCTCATACGGCGGCTGTTCAACGTCGCCGCCACGCTGCTGGTGGTCTCCGTGGTCACCTTCGGCATCTTCTTCGCGGTCCCGAAGCTGACCGGCAGCGATCCCGCGCTCATGTACGCCGGACGCGAGACCAATGAGACCGCCCTGGCGGGCATCCGCGTGAAGATGGGCTTCGACAAGCCCATCTCCGAGCAGTACCTGCTCTTCCTCAAGGGCATCTTCACCGGCCGTGACTACGACGGCGGCTCCGACGTCACGCACTGTGCGGCGCCGTGCTTCGGGTACTCCTTCAAGACCGACGCGCCCGTCTGGGAGACGATGCTCGACCGCATGCCGGTCACGCTCTCGCTCGCCCTCGGTGCGGCCTTGATCTGGGTGATCGCCGGTGTGGCCACCGGTGTGATCTCGGCGCTCAAACGCAGGACCGCCATCGACCGAACCGTCATGGTCGGCGCGCTCGCCGGTGTCTCCCTGCCGATCTTCTTCACCGGCATGGTGGCCCCCGCGATCTTCGTCTACAGTCTCGGCTGGCTGGACGTGTCCAACTACAAACCCCTGACCGAGGATCCAGGAGCCTGGCTCAACAGCCTGATCCTGCCCTGGGTCACCCTGGCCTTCCTCTTCGCCGCCACCTACGCCCGCATCACCCGCGCCACGATGCTGGAGGTCCTCGGCGAGGACTACATCCGCACGGCCCGCGCCAAGGGGCTCAAGGAGGGCGTGGTCATCCGCAAGCACGCCCTGCGCTCCACGCTCACCCCGATCGTCACGATGTTCGGCCTCGACCTCGGCGGACTCCTCGGCGGTGCGGTGCTCACCGAGACGACTTTCAACTTCCAGGGTCTGGGAACGGCGGCCGTTGCCGCCATCGGCGCCGGCGACCTCCCCGTGATCATGGGAGTCACCCTGATCGCCGCGTTGTTCGTGGTGATGGCCAACCTGATCGTGGACCTGCTGTACGCCGTCATCGACCCGCGCGTGAGGCTGACGTGA